From a region of the Triticum aestivum cultivar Chinese Spring chromosome 7D, IWGSC CS RefSeq v2.1, whole genome shotgun sequence genome:
- the LOC123167940 gene encoding uncharacterized protein, giving the protein MPFVPPADSLYHRYFQAHRRVTWDRVRVLDKEKTPGGIKVLPPERDQKGLPTCIYEAMMAWMESHLRLNGIIVRLSSKDLQDKEQSLVSGETDRTVRCMEVVSTTGILCEDDYKNQNFDGVRYVVDGGKSFFSLNQEAVQRAVETMRSGPLLLVFHCGEDYYDYIAKYKCKPILSYKKYRHEQMLTHAVNCIGYGVETFVPSWEFQNSYGKKLGPRGRLLPQNAIRLYGMTRIRAVLSSRKRKRMFLDDPNADFLQPPLKKRMLELKKPMLEPPIDWMDIDDLYCASSFSCTSL; this is encoded by the exons ATGCCCTTTGTTCCCCCTGCAGATTCGTTGTACCATCGGTACTTTCAAGCGCATAGGAGGGTTACGTGGGACAGGGTGAGGGTACTGGACAAGGAGAAAACACCTGGTGGGATAAAAGTTCTACCGCCGGAGCGGGATCAAAAAGGATTGC CTACATGTATTTATGAGGCAATGATGGCATGGATGGAATCCCACCTGAGGCTTAATGGAATAATTGTCCGGTTGTCATCCAAGGACCTTCAGGACAAGGAGCAATCGCTAGTCAGTGGAGAAACTGACAGGACAGTGCGTTGCATGGAAGTGGTCAGCACTACCGGTATCCTGTGTGAGGATGATTACAAAAATCAG AATTTTGATGGTGTCCGGTATGTGGTGGACGGGGGAAAGTCATTTTTTTCCTTAAACCAGGAGGCCGTCCAGCGGGCAGTCGAAACAATGCGTAGTGGCCCCCTTCTTCTTGTGTTTCATTGTGGCGAGGACTACTACGACTACATTGCTAAATACAAGTGCAAACCAATCCTGAGTTACAAGAAATACCGACATGAACAAATGCTCACCCATGCCGTCAACTGTATCGGTTATGGTGTTGAGACATTCGTGCCCAGCTGGGAGTTCCAAAACTCTTACGGGAAAAAGCTTGGGCCCAGAGGTAGGCTGCTCCCTCAGAATGCAATTCGCCTGTATGGGATGACTAGGATCCGTGCTGTGCTAAGctcaaggaagaggaagaggatgtttcTAGATGATCCTAATGCTGATTTTCTCCAGCCCCCGCTGAAAAAGCGCATGTTGGAGCTGAAAAAGCCCATGTTGGAGCCACCGATTGATTGGATGGACATCGATGATCTGTACTGTGCGTCTTCTTTTTCCTGTACCTCACTTTGA